One segment of Methanobacterium sp. DNA contains the following:
- a CDS encoding MTH865 family protein, with protein MSVKEDIRSQIVGALQGADFPINTPEELFAALPNGADTTCKSGDVELKASDAGQVLKSDDFPFKSAEEVADTIVEKAGL; from the coding sequence ATGAGTGTAAAAGAAGATATAAGAAGTCAAATAGTAGGGGCACTTCAAGGAGCAGATTTTCCCATAAACACACCGGAAGAACTATTTGCAGCGCTTCCTAATGGTGCAGATACCACATGTAAATCAGGTGACGTTGAATTAAAAGCTTCAGATGCTGGTCAAGTACTTAAATCTGATGATTTTCCATTTAAAAGCGCAGAAGAAGTTGCAGATACCATAGTAGAAAAAGCAGGGTTGTAA